CGGGCCTGCCCATTCTGCATTCGAAGGATCTGGTCAACTGGTCGCTGATTGGTCATGCCCTGCGACGGCAGCCGCCTTTCGATCATTTCTCCAAAACCCAGCACGGCAATGGCGTTTGGGCTCCAGCAATACGCTTTCACCAAAATGAATTTTACTTGTATTATCCGGATCCTGATTTTGGTATTTACCTGACCAAAGCTAAAAATCCGGCGGGCCCCTGGTCGGAACCCGTGCTAGTAGAAGCTGGAAAGGGATTAATCGACCCCTGTCCGCTCTGGGACGACGATGGCCAGGTTTATCTCGTACACGGCTGGGCGGGGAGTCGGGCTGGTATCAAGAGCATCCTGACCGTTAAAAAACTCAACGCCGCCGGAACGAAGGTACGGGATGAAGGCGTGCTGGTCTACGACGGACATGTTCTGGACCCGACGGTAGAAGGCCCCAAGTTTTACAAGCGAAACGGCTACTATTACATTTTTGCTCCGGCGGGCGGCGTTTCCACGGGCTGGCAATTGGTGCTTCGCTCGAAAAACGTGTACGGACCCTACGAACGGCGGGTAGTGATGGATCAGGGAAAGTCGCCCATCAATGGGCCGCACCAGGGGGCCTGGGTAACTACGCCTCCCGTTAAGGGTCAATCGGAGGACTGGTTCATCCATTTTCAGGACAAAGGAGCCTACGGGCGAATCGTGCATTTGCAACCCATGCAGTGGGTAAACGACTGGCCAGTCATTGGCATGGATGCGGACAAGGATGGCAAGGGCGAGCCCGTACTGACCCACCGAAAACCGAATGTAGGCAAGACTTACCCCAAAGCGACGCCACCCGAATCGGATGAATTCAATCAGCTGACCCTCGGGCGACAGTGGCAATGGCAGGCTAACCCGCAGGGCATCTGGCACATGTTGCAAGCAGAAGGTTTTCTGCGGCTGTATTCGTACCAGGCTCCCGCCGAGGCACGGAATCTGTGGCATATTCCCAACGTACTTCTGCAAAAATTCCCGGCGGAAACGTTTCAGGTTACTACTAAATTGACATTCACGCCCAATGCCAAGCTCGACAACGAAAAAGCGGGGCTGCTGGTGATGGGCTTACGTTACGCCAGCCTGTATTTGAAGAGTCAGAAGCAGGATATTGAACTCGTATCAGCGGTCTGTGAAAAAGCGGCGGACAATCAGCCGGAAAGTGAAAAACGTATTACCTCACTAAAGGCCGGACAACCCGTGTACCTGCGACTGGAAGTACGCCCCGGTGCCCGTTGTCAGTTTAGCTACAGTCTCAACGGAACTCAGTATCAGAAAGCTGGAGCCGAATTTCAGTCCGAAGTAGGCCGCTGGATTGGAGCCAAGATGGGGTTGTTCTGTACTCGAACGGCCCAGATCAATGATTCCGGATACGCCGATGTGGACTGGTTTCGTGTTGAACCCTTACCCTAACAAAACTCATGAACCGCTATTTACTGATTATTTTTCTGGTACCATTAAGTCTGTCAGGCTGGTGCCAACGTCGAGTGATTACCGTGGCTCAGGACGGGAGTGGCGACTTTCGACGTCTACAGGAAGCCCTTACTTCCGTACCCAGACCTAATAAAGAACCCGTAACCATTCGAATTAAAAAAGGCATATATAAGGAAAAACTACTGCTGGATTCAACCCAGCATCACGTAACCCTGATCGGCGAAAATGCCCAAACCACGATTTTAACGTTCGATGATTACAACGGAAAAATCAGCCCTTCAGGGAAACCCTTCCGAACCTTCGATTCGAGTAGTTTTACAGTGAAAGCCAACGATTTTCGGGCCGAGAATCTCAGTTTTGCCAACAGCTCCGGCCCCGTAGGTCAGGCCGTGGCGGTATTCGTTCCCGGTGATCGGGTGGTATTTATCAACTGCCGTTTTCTGGGTTTTCAGGACACGTTGTATCTGGGTATGCCGGGTCAGTACGGACGGCAGTATTACCAGAACTGTTACATCGAGGGTACCATCGATTTCATTTTTGGTTCGGCGACGGCGGTGTTTGATCACTGTACCATTCACAGCAAACAAAACGGGCCTTATGTCACAGCGGCCTCTACGTCGGAAGGTAAACCCTATGGCTTGGTATTTCTGCATTGCGAACTCACGGGTGATGATCTGGCGGGTACCGTCTACCTGGGAAGGCCCTGGCGGGATTACGCGAAAACGACTTTTCTGTCCTGCAAATTAGGGAAACACATTCGGGCAGAAGGCTGGCACGATTGGGATAAACCGCAGGCCCGGCAGACGGTCGTTTACGCTGAGTACGCTTCCAAAGGACCGGGAGCCAATCCGAAACGTCGCGTTGCCTGGGCCAGGCAGCTTTCGAAAGCAGAAGCCAAAACCTATCAGATTCCAGCGATTCTGGCGGGTGAGGATCATTGGAATCCCTTAACCACCGATAAACGATGAGCCGGTATCTTTTGCTTCTGCTGAGTAATCTTTTCGTTGGAACGAGCTGGGCTCAGTTGGGTCCTACGGGTGGTCGAGATACCAGCTTTAGTATCGCAGGTTCTTTTACCAAAGAGGTGAAATACCATCCTGAGCTACAACTAGCTCATCCAGATTTGCCAGCAAACGTTCGAAAAACGGCCGCTCAGACGTACAAACGTATCCCTGCAGGGCGGGAACTGCAACTTGATGTATTTCAGCCCACTTCCAGGAAGCTCCGACCAGCTATTCTGATGATTCACGGGGGTGGCTGGCGGTCGGGCGACCGTTCGCATAACTATACCCTGGCCGGACAACTGGCTGCTCGGGGGTACGTAACCGTAACGGCCGACTACCGTTTATCGACCGAAGCTTTGTATCCTGCCGCCGTTCATGATTTGAAAGCGGCAATAAGCTGGATTCGCCGCAACGCCAAAAACTACGCGATTGATCCACGTAAACTTGCCGTACTCGGTTTTTCGGCGGGTGGGCAACTGGCAGCGTTGATCGGCACTACCAATGGTAACCCTGCATTTGATGCCTCGGGCTCTGCGGATTCCAGTAACGTTCAGGCCATTATCGACCTGGATGGAATTCTGGCCTTCATTCATCCGGAATCGGGCGAAGGAGATGATTCGAAATCTACCTCGGCGGCTACGTACTGGTTTGGCTATTCGAAAACGGCAAAACCGGAGTTATGGAAACAGGGGTCGGCGTTAACACATGTGGGGGCTGCAACCCCGCCGACACTCTTTTTGAATAGTTCAGTAGCCCGAATGCACGCCGGACGAGATGACTTTATCGCCGTTCTCAACCAGCACGGCATTTACTCCGAGGTACATACGTTTGAAAATGCCCCCCATACTTTTCTGTTTTTTGAACCCTGGTTTACGCCAACGCTGGCTTACATAGATGGCTTTCTGCGACGGGTATTTTCCTCTTCCAACTAATCTGATGAAACGAATTCTGATTTTTGTCTTTTTGTACCTGCTAGCGTACGTAAGTCAGGCTCAAACCGTAACCTACCCAAGCTCCTTTACCGTAGCTCTCGACGGCAGTGGAGATTTTAAAACCATTCAGGAGGCCGTCAATTCCTTTCGCGATCATTCACAGGTACGGGTTAAGTTATTCGTTAAAAATGGTATTTATACCGAAAAACTCGTCATTCCTTCCTGGAAACCGAATATTCACATTCTGGGAGAAAGTAAAGAAGGGGTGATTATTACGGGCGATGATTTCTCGGGTAAAGCGTATCCAGGTGGTAAAGACGCCACGGGCAAGGACAAATTCAGTACCTATACTTCCTATACGGTGCTGGTGGATGCTCCGGATATTATTCTGGAAAATCTCACGATTCGTAATACCGCTGGTCGGGTAGGACAGGCCGTGGCTTTGCACGTAGAGGGTGATCGGTTTATCTGCCGGAATTGCGTGTTACTGGGGAATCAGGATACGTTGTTTGCCGCTCGGGAAGGGAGCCGCCAGTATTATCTGAATTGTCAGATTGAGGGAACGACGGATTTCATTTTTGGCAAGTGCATTGCCGTTTTCCAGAACTGTACGATCAAAAGTCTCTCGGATTCGTATATCACTGCCGCTGCTACGCCAGCCTATCAGACGTACGGTTTTACGTTTTTGGATTGCAACTTAACCGCCGACCCGTCGGCTACGAAAGTATACCTGGGTCGTCCCTGGCGACCGCAGGCGAAGACGATCTTTATCCGTACGGAAATGGGAGTCCATATCTTGCCCGTGGGTTGGGATAACTGGCGAAACCCGGAAAACGAGCAAACGGTGCTGTACGCTGAATTTCAGAGTCGGGGACCGGGAGCCCGAACCACAGAACGGGCGAAATGGTCGAAACAGTTAACGGCGGCTCAGGCAAAGACTTACACGGTGGAACGGATCCTGGCGGGCGGGGATGGGTGGAAACCCCGATGATTGGGGATGACTGGGTATCCTACGGTCCTGTTTCTTCGCATTGCATGCGGGGAAACGGAGGTTGAACCTCTTCGGGATTGGAAGGATCATGGGAAAAGAATAGAAGTTTAATTTCGCTCTCTTCCATTACAAATTCCTTCCCGAAACTCAGTAAAACTACCCGGACGCGTTGTCCGTCATTTGCTACGGACGCAAACGTTGGTAAGCTGTGACTGCCGGGCTGGACGCACCCCGCATTGCATACGGGGCTAATCAAATTGAATCCTGCGGAGTTATGAAGGTTGGACTAGTGCAAGATTCATGGGTAAAGGCATTTTATTTATCGACGTATATATATAAGGGTTAGTATATATGAAATGATCCGTTCGCTTAATCTCATAAGCGAACGGATCGTTTCATTCCCGCATGACTAGGCTCGGATGATGAACATTTCTACTTTAACGCAGAAGCCTTCGCTCCGTTGGCAAAGACAGTTTGGTTCGTTTGAAAGTCCGTTTTTTGTACGCGGATATCTTGACTGCGTTCACCATTTACCGAAAATAGAATGGGCATTTTGCCCGCGTATTCTACCGAATTAAAAGTAAGTTGTTGACTATTTTCAATGAAAACGAGCGGCTCACTGGTGGCCGTAACCAGTTCCACCTGTTCGAGGCTAATTCCGCGAGTATCAATGAGTTCAACGCCCCGTTCGGTTTCCAGTACCAGGTTTTTCATACGTACCTGCTGAATGGGCATTTCGGGCAATCCCCGCACGAAAACGCCCTTTTTAGCTCCCTGACACACGACATTTTCAAAGACCATGTTTCTAAAAACGGGCGTACCTTCATTGACAACGGGCCGCTCGTCGCGGGGGCTGTCGGTCGCGAATTTCACGAAGTAGTACATGTCAAAGAAGATGGCCTCCTGGGCAATGTCCTTCATAAAAATATTACGGGCGTAGATATGTTCAACCACGCCGCCCCGCCCCCGTACGGATTTGAACCGCAGGCCTTTATCCGTTCCCATGAAGGTACAGTTAGAGACAAACAGATACCGGGCTCCGCCGCTCATTTCACTGCCTACCACAAAACCGCCATGACCATTATAAACGACATTGTTGCGGATAATCCCGTTTTCGGTTGGAACACCGCGTTTACGGCCTTCTTCGTCTTTGCCCGATTTAATGCAAATGGCGTCATCACCTACATCGAGCGAGCAATCTTCCACCAGAAAGTTTTTGCAGGATTCAATGTCCATACCGTCGCCATTATGGGCATATTCCGGATTTTTAACGGTCAACTTACGGAGCGTCAGGTGTTGGCAAAGGAGCGGATGTAGGCACCAGGCCGGAGAATTCTGGAAGGTTAGCCCTTCAAGTAATACTTTTTTGCATCGCAATAGCACCACCAGATTGGGACGTAGAAAATCCTTCATGTCGGCAAACTCGGCAAGAGACTTATCCGGCGTTAGCAACATGCTTTTGTTTTGCTTACTGGCCATTTTAAAAGCGATACTTGGATACCAGGTCTTCTGATCATCGCTCAAAACGCCGCCCGAAGCCACTTTTTCCTTCCACTGCGTGTCGGTCAGCTGACGCTGGTGCACGGCTCGCCAGACATCGCCGTTGCCATCTACGATACCCTGACCAGTCAACGCCACATTTTCCAGATCCGTACCGGAGATGGGCGACTGGTTACGGGCAGCGGCTTTGCCTTCGTAAAAACCTTCGACTAAAGCGTATTGGGATTTATCGGGCGAGAAAAGCAGGGTCGCGGCTTTTTTCAGGTGTAGATTGACGTTGCTTTTCAGAATGATCGGACCACTCATCCACAAACCCGCTGGAATTACGACAACCCCGCCGCCTTTCTGACTACACTCGGTAATGGCTTGATTGATGGCTTTCGTATTCAGTGTCAGGCCATCGCCTTTGGCTCCGTAGGAAGTAACCAGAAAGGTATCGGCCCGAAAGCGGGGCTGGTCGATCACGGGTAGGTTTTCCCAACTGTAGGTTTGCTGAGCCTGAGTGAAGAAAGGCGGTAGTAATAAACCTAAACTGGCTAACCGGAGTAAAAAAGGGATTCGCAACATAGCTGAAAATTAGCCTTTAGGCAATCTTGACTGTACAGAAAATAAACGGCTGTAGGGGTCTATGTAAGGGGTAGTATTCGCAAGCAATATCAAAAGAATTCGAACGGAAGTACGAAATGGGTAAACCAGCGATGCTTACCTCAGGCAAACCGAGCAGATAACGCAGATGACGGCTAATGCCCGTCGGTACTGGTGAGCGTAAGCATGACTCAGTTGAAAGAAAGACGCTAGAGGGAATAGTCGCCCCTTACTTTATTGCCTGCCCAGAGCGTCTAGTTCAGCTTCTCCGGGTGTTGTCGCTTGGAAGTGTTTCTAAAAAGATCTTTTTATATCGTCTTGAATAGAAGGAATTTTCTACTCATCACTACGACCGACTATTAGTCTATTTCTATTCCAAGGCAGAGTAAGCTCTACCCTTTTGGAAATTTGTTATTCACCTAGACTGAGTTTGGTCCTCCTTACTGGCTGTTCGGTAGCCCCTGAGCCTCTCCACGACTAACGACATCCTGCTCTAAGCCACCGCGTTGCGGCTGTCGTAGGTCGTTCCGTTGCTCAGGGGCGGGAGAGGTTTTCTTCTTGTAACTGTAATCTATTCAAGTTATTAGTTGGTGGTTAGTAGTTGTTAAAAGACAGCCGAAACCTTCATGGACGACTTAAATCCAGGCCCCGTCCTATCGCGAAAAGCCGCCTACTTCCTCAGCAATGCGGTGGCTTTGAGCAAGAGGAAGTCAGCGGCGTTCGCGATACGGACTGAAAAACCAGCCGCCTCAGCGGGACGAAGTTGTGGTCCGGTAATCTAGCAAACTTCATTACGAAATGACCAATCGTCTCATCGGGACGAAAACAGCACTGTCCTTGAATAAAGTACTACGATGGTTTTGAGCAGATGCTTAACCGCCTATATCTCACTTTGAACCATGCAGATCGTACTCAGACACAAAAAATTATTCTAAAAAAAAATTAATTTTTTACTGGATAAGTCACATGAATTACGTCTTGTGTATCGAAGGGTCTTTCGATCCCCACCTTCTCACCGTATTCCTAATACGACTTCAGAACTACGCTGATTATGAACAAACTCCTACCTACTCGCCGCAGGTTGTACGAATACCTGCTGGCTTGCACCATTGGTTTTTTCTTGTTGCTCGGCCTGACCGTTCAGGCTCAGACATCCAGGACCCTCACGGGTACCGTCACGGATGAAACGGGAGCCACCTTACCCGGCGTGAGCATTCTTCGAAAAGGCTCGCAGCAGGGAACGACTACCAACGAAGAGGGAAAGTATCGACTTACCTTTAGTGAAGAAGCAGCTACCCTCATTTTTTCTTACGTAGGCTATACACCGCAGGAAGTTGCTGTAGGAGCCGGATCGGTGTTGGACGTCGTATTAAAAGCCGATTCTAAAGCTCTTTCGGAAGTGGTCGTTGTGGGTTACGGCACCCAGAAAAAAGCGGAGGTAGCCACCGCTGTGGGCAGTATTGAAGGGAAAACCATTGCCGATCGAGGTACAGTAAGTCCGTTACAGGGGGCTCAGGGTCAGATTGCCGGGGTGGATATTTCCGCCGGATCGGGTCGGGCCGGAGCGAGTTATTCCGTGCAGATTCGGGGTCAGAACTCTTTGGCGGGTGGTCAGCCGCTGTACGTAGTTGATGGCGTTATTGTTCCCGATATCAACTTTCTCAACCCGCAGGACATTGCCAAAATGGACGTATTGAAAGACGCCGCCTCAACGGCTATCTACGGTTCACGGGGTTCTAACGGGGTAATTCTGGTGACGACCAAGGGCGGTTCAAGTGCCAAAGGTCGGACGACGATTTCCTATGACGGTTACGTGGGGATTCGGGAAGTGGCCCGGATGCCACACTTCATGAGCGGTCCCGAATGGTGGGAATATCGGCAAAACACCTTTATTTCTCCCGAACTCATTGCCGGACGTACCAACTATGACAACACCATCGGTAGCCTGGGAAACCCAGTGGTACAACAACGCGTAGCCAATGGAGATTATACTAACTGGCGAGATTTAGTTCTGCGGACGGGTACGCAAATGAACCATTGGCTAACCATTTCGGGAGCGAGTGAAAAGAATACAGTACAATATTTGATTGGTGCGGGTTATCAGAAAGAGAAAGGTAACCTTTTGCAGGAAGGCCTGGATCGCTACAACTTCAAAGCCAGCGTGGATGGTCGGATGAATGACCACTGGTCGGCCGGCATGAGCGTGAACTTCTCGCTTTCTGACATTGAGCGGGGTAGCGATGATGCCGTCCGGAATGCCTTCAACATGGCTCCGATCTTCAGCCCCTACGATGCAAATGGTAATCTGATGTTCCGGCCCGGACAGATTCCAGTACCCAATTCCACGACCATTTCGAGCTTTACCAGTACAGTAAACCCTTTGCTGGAAATTCCGAATACAGAGAATAATACCCGCCGCTTGTTCGGAGTTGGAAATCTTTACTTGCAGTATGCGTTGAATGACTGGCTGGAATTACGTTCGACGTTTTCGCCGAGTGTAAATTTTGAGCGGAACGGTCGGTACTGGGGATCCCTGACCGGCGTAGGTGATGGTCTTTTACCCGATGCTCAGCGTTCCAACGCCCAGTCGCTTTCCTACATCTTCGACAACATTGCGACCATCCGTAAAAATTTTGGTGATCACCGCTTTACGTTCACGGGTCTGTTCAGTATGCAGAAGGACCGCTTCGAAGGCGATGGACTACGAGTGAATGATCTGCCCTTTAACTCTTCGTACTACAACCTGGGTTCTTCCACGAATCGTCAGTCGGGCACGAGTTACTTCCGGCAGGTGTCGATTCTTTCCTACATGGCCCGTGTGAATTACGTCTTCAAAGATCGCTACTTCGCGACGCTGGCTACCCGTTGGGATGGTTCCTCCAAGCTGGCTGAAGGGCACAAGTGGTCTACGTTCCCTTCACTAGCGGTGGGCTGGCAGTTGTCGGAAGAAAACTTCCTGAAATCAGCCAACTTCATTTCGGATTTGAAACTCCGCGTGAGTGCCGGTATTGCGGGAAACAACAACAATATTAGTGCGTACGAAAGCCAGATGAATCTGAGCGACCCTACCTTCTACGATTACGGCGGAACGGTTGCTCTGGGTTACGGTCCCAGCCGACTGCCCAACCCGGGCCTGACTTGGGAGCGTACCCGCGAGTTGGATTTTGGTCTGGACTACGGATTCTTTAATGGTCGGATTTCCGGTACGTTGGATGTCTACAACAAGCTTTCACGAGGTATTTTGATGAATCGTGATATTCCCATCGAAACGGGCTGGTCCTCAATTAAAGATAACGTAGGATCGGTACGGAATAAAGGCATCGAGTTCTCGTTACGGACCGTGAACGTCTCGACGAAAAACTTTACCTGGTCAACTTCCTTCAATTTCGCCCGGAACAAAAACGAGATTGTGGATCTGCTTGACAAGAAAGAAGATCTGGTAGGGAACTGGTGGTTTATCGGCCGACCCATCAACGTAAATTACACCTACGTGTTTGACGGCATCTGGCAGGAGAGCGAACGCGAACTGGCCGTTAAGTATGGCCAGTTACCGGGTCAGGCTCGCGTCAAGGATTTGAATAACGACGGCAAGATTAGTAGTGCGGACGACCGGGCCATCATTGGTCAGAAAGATCCCAAATGGACCGGAGGCTTTTCGACGCAGTTTACGTATAAAAACTTTGATCTGTCGGCCTCGATGTTTGCCCGCCAGGGAGCCCAGGTATACAGTGCCTTCCACAGCATTTTCCTGAACTACTCCGATCGGGGTACGAACAAAATTTACGAAGACTACTACATGACCGATAATAAGGTGACGCCTTCCCGGGTGTCCAATACTTATCCCATGCCGAATAACATCGGCCCCTACTGGACGGGCGTATCCGGCGTCGGCTATTACAAAGATGTATCCTTTGTGAAAGTTCAGAATATCGTATTAGGCTACACGTTACCGACAACGCTGGTGGATAAAATCGGTGTTAAGAGCCTTCGGGTGTACGCCAACGTGCTGAATCCCTTCGTCTGGACGAAGTACAACGGCTTTGATCCTGAATACGCCAGCGGTATTGATCCGACCACGACCTCCAACGTGTCGAATACCACCACGGGCAATATTAATAACACGGGTCCGAGCACCATTACGTATCAATTTGGTCTGAACCTCAAATTTTAAACGACCATGAAATCCATAAAAGTAGCCGCCCTCCTGATTGGTCTGATGCTGACGGCTGGCGGGTGTAATGATTTTCTGAAGGAAGAAAATAAATCGAATATGGTGTCCGACGAGTACTACGCTACTTCGGAAGGATACGAAAAACTCATCAATGCGGCATACTCGTCCATGCGATCGGTGTACAGTCAGCCCTGGGTATTCTGTGCGGGAACGGATATGTACGTGGAAGGCCGCAGCCAGCAGCCCGTGGGCCTGAGCGAATACCAGAACCTGATTCCGGATGATTCGGAAGTACTGAACTTTTACACCAACGTTTACCAGTCCATTCAGGTTTGTAATACGGCCCTGTACTTCAACGATAAAACGGCTTCAACGTCAACGCTGGAGAACCGCAAGGGAGAAATTCAGTTTCTGCGGGCTTACGACTACTTTCTGCTCGTGCAAACCTTTGGGGGTGTAGCTCTGGTGACGGACCGTTTTACGCAACCCGTGGAATCATTCTCACGGGCCTCGGCTCAGGAGGTGTACGCCTTTATCATCAAGGAAATGACCGAAGCCCTGGAACTGGTTCCTGAAACGACGCCCAATTTTGGTCGCGTTACCAAGCGGGCCGTTCGGCACATGCTGGCTAAAATTCACCTGACGCGGGGCTACGAAAGCTTCGGAACGGCAGACGATTTTAAAACGGCGGCGACCTACGCGGATGCGGCCATTCAGGGTCAGGGACTGACGCTTTCCTTTGAAGACGTATTCTTCCCCGGCAATGAAAAGAATGCCGAAATTCTATTCTCCATTCAATGGGATGCCGCTTCGCTGCCCACGGCCAACTCGGGCGGTAATACGCAGGCGGCCTACTTTGGACCGTACTTCGGCGGTCAGGGTGGGGTAGAGGGCTATCCGTATCGGACCTATACCTTATGCCCAACGATGTATACGTTCGATCTGTTTACGGAGACGGATGCTCGGTTCGACGCCACGTTCATGATTCAGTTCTACCAGCGGTATTACGATTATTATACGCGTCGAACGGAACGTAATCAGTTGAACGTGAAATATTATTATCCGCCTAAGTGGGCTAACAGCCCGGCAGCCATTGCGGCTTGGAAAGCTGCCGACCCTACTCGCCGGAACAACGCCGTGGTGTATCCTTATTCAGGAACGCTCTGGGAGGCCAGCCGCACGGTCGTACTGGATAATTACACGCCTTCCGTGAAAAAATTCGACGATCCCTCGGCCCAGTTTGGTAGCAATACCAGCACGCGGGATCTGTTCGTGGCCCGTCTCGGAGAAACGTACCTGCTGGCTGCGGAAGCGTACTTTAAAATGGGTAATCTGGCTCTGGCCGCGGACCGCATCAACGTAGTACGCAAGCGGGCCGCTAAATCAGGAGCTGAAACCAGTATGCAAATTCAGTCTTCGGACGTAACCCTTGATTTTATTCTGGATGAACGGGGTCGTGAGCTGGTGGGTGAGTACCACCGTTGGTTCGATCTGAAACGGACGGGTACCCTCATGACCCGGGCCCGGATGTACAACAAGGACGTGCGGAAGTGGTTTGATAACGGCATCAATCCGTTTATGGGGGCTGGCAATCAACCGAAACTGCTGCGACCCATTCCGACACGGGCTCTGGATCTAAACCAAGGAGCATTTGCTCAGAATCCGGGATACTAAATTTGCTTTCATGGATTCGAACCGATGCCTTACTTTTCCTACATTAGTTCTTTGGGAAAAGTAGGGCATCGCCATTTTTGTATCTTGCCACAAGAGGACAGCCGAACCGTATAAAAGCATCAACACTAAACCATTCGTACAAAACAAATGCGGAAATCAGCCTGGCAGATTATACGTATAGGAATTGCCTTTCTCCTGACTCAAAACGGTTTTTCGCAGAATCCTTATCCCGTGTATGACGCGGTACTGAAGCGTTTGAAAGAACACAGAAAGGTATCCTTTTTCCTGATCTCAGACCATACTACGATTCGTAATCTGCAAGAAGTCAACCTGCATGATCCGGAGCA
This region of Siphonobacter curvatus genomic DNA includes:
- a CDS encoding pectinesterase family protein, with product MNRYLLIIFLVPLSLSGWCQRRVITVAQDGSGDFRRLQEALTSVPRPNKEPVTIRIKKGIYKEKLLLDSTQHHVTLIGENAQTTILTFDDYNGKISPSGKPFRTFDSSSFTVKANDFRAENLSFANSSGPVGQAVAVFVPGDRVVFINCRFLGFQDTLYLGMPGQYGRQYYQNCYIEGTIDFIFGSATAVFDHCTIHSKQNGPYVTAASTSEGKPYGLVFLHCELTGDDLAGTVYLGRPWRDYAKTTFLSCKLGKHIRAEGWHDWDKPQARQTVVYAEYASKGPGANPKRRVAWARQLSKAEAKTYQIPAILAGEDHWNPLTTDKR
- a CDS encoding glycoside hydrolase family 43 protein, whose translation is MQKITLLAAGLSLGLSAVAQVKPSAELSTVWVADQGDGTYKNPVLHADYSDPDVCRVGADFYMTASSFDAIPGLPILHSKDLVNWSLIGHALRRQPPFDHFSKTQHGNGVWAPAIRFHQNEFYLYYPDPDFGIYLTKAKNPAGPWSEPVLVEAGKGLIDPCPLWDDDGQVYLVHGWAGSRAGIKSILTVKKLNAAGTKVRDEGVLVYDGHVLDPTVEGPKFYKRNGYYYIFAPAGGVSTGWQLVLRSKNVYGPYERRVVMDQGKSPINGPHQGAWVTTPPVKGQSEDWFIHFQDKGAYGRIVHLQPMQWVNDWPVIGMDADKDGKGEPVLTHRKPNVGKTYPKATPPESDEFNQLTLGRQWQWQANPQGIWHMLQAEGFLRLYSYQAPAEARNLWHIPNVLLQKFPAETFQVTTKLTFTPNAKLDNEKAGLLVMGLRYASLYLKSQKQDIELVSAVCEKAADNQPESEKRITSLKAGQPVYLRLEVRPGARCQFSYSLNGTQYQKAGAEFQSEVGRWIGAKMGLFCTRTAQINDSGYADVDWFRVEPLP
- a CDS encoding pectinesterase family protein, whose product is MKRILIFVFLYLLAYVSQAQTVTYPSSFTVALDGSGDFKTIQEAVNSFRDHSQVRVKLFVKNGIYTEKLVIPSWKPNIHILGESKEGVIITGDDFSGKAYPGGKDATGKDKFSTYTSYTVLVDAPDIILENLTIRNTAGRVGQAVALHVEGDRFICRNCVLLGNQDTLFAAREGSRQYYLNCQIEGTTDFIFGKCIAVFQNCTIKSLSDSYITAAATPAYQTYGFTFLDCNLTADPSATKVYLGRPWRPQAKTIFIRTEMGVHILPVGWDNWRNPENEQTVLYAEFQSRGPGARTTERAKWSKQLTAAQAKTYTVERILAGGDGWKPR
- a CDS encoding alpha/beta hydrolase; translation: MSRYLLLLLSNLFVGTSWAQLGPTGGRDTSFSIAGSFTKEVKYHPELQLAHPDLPANVRKTAAQTYKRIPAGRELQLDVFQPTSRKLRPAILMIHGGGWRSGDRSHNYTLAGQLAARGYVTVTADYRLSTEALYPAAVHDLKAAISWIRRNAKNYAIDPRKLAVLGFSAGGQLAALIGTTNGNPAFDASGSADSSNVQAIIDLDGILAFIHPESGEGDDSKSTSAATYWFGYSKTAKPELWKQGSALTHVGAATPPTLFLNSSVARMHAGRDDFIAVLNQHGIYSEVHTFENAPHTFLFFEPWFTPTLAYIDGFLRRVFSSSN
- a CDS encoding SusC/RagA family TonB-linked outer membrane protein, which encodes MNKLLPTRRRLYEYLLACTIGFFLLLGLTVQAQTSRTLTGTVTDETGATLPGVSILRKGSQQGTTTNEEGKYRLTFSEEAATLIFSYVGYTPQEVAVGAGSVLDVVLKADSKALSEVVVVGYGTQKKAEVATAVGSIEGKTIADRGTVSPLQGAQGQIAGVDISAGSGRAGASYSVQIRGQNSLAGGQPLYVVDGVIVPDINFLNPQDIAKMDVLKDAASTAIYGSRGSNGVILVTTKGGSSAKGRTTISYDGYVGIREVARMPHFMSGPEWWEYRQNTFISPELIAGRTNYDNTIGSLGNPVVQQRVANGDYTNWRDLVLRTGTQMNHWLTISGASEKNTVQYLIGAGYQKEKGNLLQEGLDRYNFKASVDGRMNDHWSAGMSVNFSLSDIERGSDDAVRNAFNMAPIFSPYDANGNLMFRPGQIPVPNSTTISSFTSTVNPLLEIPNTENNTRRLFGVGNLYLQYALNDWLELRSTFSPSVNFERNGRYWGSLTGVGDGLLPDAQRSNAQSLSYIFDNIATIRKNFGDHRFTFTGLFSMQKDRFEGDGLRVNDLPFNSSYYNLGSSTNRQSGTSYFRQVSILSYMARVNYVFKDRYFATLATRWDGSSKLAEGHKWSTFPSLAVGWQLSEENFLKSANFISDLKLRVSAGIAGNNNNISAYESQMNLSDPTFYDYGGTVALGYGPSRLPNPGLTWERTRELDFGLDYGFFNGRISGTLDVYNKLSRGILMNRDIPIETGWSSIKDNVGSVRNKGIEFSLRTVNVSTKNFTWSTSFNFARNKNEIVDLLDKKEDLVGNWWFIGRPINVNYTYVFDGIWQESERELAVKYGQLPGQARVKDLNNDGKISSADDRAIIGQKDPKWTGGFSTQFTYKNFDLSASMFARQGAQVYSAFHSIFLNYSDRGTNKIYEDYYMTDNKVTPSRVSNTYPMPNNIGPYWTGVSGVGYYKDVSFVKVQNIVLGYTLPTTLVDKIGVKSLRVYANVLNPFVWTKYNGFDPEYASGIDPTTTSNVSNTTTGNINNTGPSTITYQFGLNLKF
- a CDS encoding glycoside hydrolase family 28 protein, translating into MLRIPFLLRLASLGLLLPPFFTQAQQTYSWENLPVIDQPRFRADTFLVTSYGAKGDGLTLNTKAINQAITECSQKGGGVVVIPAGLWMSGPIILKSNVNLHLKKAATLLFSPDKSQYALVEGFYEGKAAARNQSPISGTDLENVALTGQGIVDGNGDVWRAVHQRQLTDTQWKEKVASGGVLSDDQKTWYPSIAFKMASKQNKSMLLTPDKSLAEFADMKDFLRPNLVVLLRCKKVLLEGLTFQNSPAWCLHPLLCQHLTLRKLTVKNPEYAHNGDGMDIESCKNFLVEDCSLDVGDDAICIKSGKDEEGRKRGVPTENGIIRNNVVYNGHGGFVVGSEMSGGARYLFVSNCTFMGTDKGLRFKSVRGRGGVVEHIYARNIFMKDIAQEAIFFDMYYFVKFATDSPRDERPVVNEGTPVFRNMVFENVVCQGAKKGVFVRGLPEMPIQQVRMKNLVLETERGVELIDTRGISLEQVELVTATSEPLVFIENSQQLTFNSVEYAGKMPILFSVNGERSQDIRVQKTDFQTNQTVFANGAKASALK